In Hirundo rustica isolate bHirRus1 chromosome 4, bHirRus1.pri.v3, whole genome shotgun sequence, a genomic segment contains:
- the LTA4H gene encoding leukotriene A-4 hydrolase — translation MADPSSFASPACCLTRHLHLRCRVDFGERALRGTAALTARAEREALRCLVLDTRDVQVFKVTVNGQDAQFAFGEKHSFKGTPLEITFPNELRRGQEAIVEISFESSPQSSALQWFTPEQTSGKKHPFLFSQCQATHCRAIFPCQDTPAVKLTYYAEISVPKELVALMSANRDGEAPDPEDSAHKIYQFSQNVPIPCYLFALVVGALESRKIGPRTLVWAEKELVDKSAYEFSEAEAMLKTAEDLAGPYVWGQYDLLVLPPSFPYGGMENPCLTFVTPTLLAGDQSLSNVIAHEISHSWTGNLVTNKTWEHFWLNEGHTVYLERRIGGRLFGEQFRHFQALGGWRELQNTINTLGDKNPVTNLVINLDEVDPDVAYSSVPYEKGFALLFYLEQLLGGPDIFIGFLKAYVLQFAYKSIVTEDWKKFLYSYFKDKVDILDKVDWNSWFHAPGMPPVKPTYDMTLSNACVALSQRWIQAKESDLGSFNSADLKEMSSHQLIEFLALLLLEAPLPLSHVQRMQEVYDFNAVNNSEIRFRWLRLCIRSKWEEAIPLALKMATDQGRMKFTRPLFRDLYNFDKSRDLAVKTFLEHRASMHPVTSMLVGKDLKQDQ, via the exons ATGGCGGATCCGAGCTCCTTCGCGTCTCCCGCGTGCTGCCTCACGCGGCACCTCCACCTGCGCTGCCGCGTGGACTTCGGCGAGCGGGCACTGCGGGGCACGGCCGCCCTCACCGCGCGCGCGGAGCGCGAGGCGCTGCGCTGCCTG GTCCTGGATACAAGAGATGTACAGGTATTTAAAGTGACTGTAAATGGACAGGATGCACAATTTGCTTTTGGAGAAAAGCACAGTTTCAAGGGGACCCCCCTAGAAATCACATTTCCAAATGAACTAAGAAG GGGACAAGAAGCAATTGTTGAAATCTCTTTTGAAAGCTCTCCGCAGTCTTCAGCTCTCCAGTGGTTTACTCCAGAGCAAACTTCTGGAAAGAAACACCCATTTCTCTTCAGCCAGTGCCAG GCTACCCACTGCAGAGCCATTTTTCCATGCCAAGACACACCTGCTGTGAAACTAACCTACTATGCAGAG ATCTCCGTCCCAAAGGAGCTGGTGGCTCTGATGAGCGCTAATCGTGACGGAGAGGCGCCCGACCCAGAGGACAGCGCTCACAAGATTTACCAGTTCAGCCAGAAC GTTCCCATACCTTGCTACTTGTTTGCTTTAGTGGTTGGAGCTTTAGAAAGTAG AAAGATTGGCCCAAGGACACTGGTGTGGGCTGAAAAGGAACTAGTGGATAAATCAGCCTATGAATTTTCTGAG GCTGAAGCTAtgctgaaaactgcagaagatTTGGCAGGCCCTTATGTGTGGGGACAGTATGATTTGTTAGTCTTACCACCTTCTTTTCCCTATGGTGGTATGGAGAATCCTTGTCTTACTTTTGTAACTCCAACACTACTG GCAGGTGATCAATCTCTATCAAAC gTTATTGCGCATGAAATCTCTCACAGCTGGACAGGAAACTTGGTAACCAACAAAACATGGGAGCATTTTTG GCTGAATGAGGGTCACACTGTGTACCTAGAACGTAGGATTGGTGGTCGGTTGTTTGGTGAGCAGTTCAGGCACTTTCAGGCCCTTGGAGGTTGGCGAGAGCTGCAGAATACG ATAAATACTCTTGGAGATAAAAATCCTGTGACAAACCTTGTCATTAATCTGGATGAAGTAGATCCTGATGTTGCCTATTCATCCGTGCCATATGAGAaaggctttgctttgcttttttacCTTGAACAGCTCCTTGGAGGACCAG aTATCTTCATTGGCTTCTTGAAGGCTTATGTTCTGCAGTTTGCTTATAAGAGCATCGTAACAGAGGACTGGAAGAAGTTCTTATACTCCTACTTCAAGGATAAG GTAGATATTCTTGATAAAGTTGACTGGAACTCATGGTTTCATGCTCCAGGAATGCCACCAGTGAAGCCTAC GTATGATATGACACTATCAAATGCTTGTGTTGCCTTGAGCCAAAGATGGATCCAA GCAAAAGAAAGTGATTTGGGCTCATTCAATTCAGCAGACCTGAAGGAAATGTCATCTCATCAGTTAATTGAGTTCCTGGCACTGTTGCTTTTGGAG gcaCCTCTTCCACTGTCACATGTCCAACGCATGCAGGAAGTATATGATTTCAATGCTGTAAACAACTCTGAAATAAGATTCAG ATGGCTGCGCCTCTGTATCAGGTCCAAGTGGGAAGAAGCTATTCCTCTGGCTTTAAAAATGGCAACAGATCAGGGCAGGATGAAGTTTACTCGACCATTGTTCAG GGACCTTTACAATTTTGACAAGAGTCGTGATCTGGCTGTCAAGACGTTTCTGGAGCATAGAGCCTCTATGCACCCCGTCACTTCAATGCTTGTGGGCAAAGATTTGAAGCAGGACCAGTGA
- the HAL gene encoding histidine ammonia-lyase yields the protein MPRYTVHVRGEWLAVPCLSSTNTVEWLGKEAVRRYMKNKPDNGGFASVEEVKFYIRRCKGLGLLDLDDTVGDALEDNEFVEVVIEGDIMSPDFIPSQPEGVHLYSKYREPEQYISLDGNSLTTEDLVNLGKGLYKIKLTPEAEVKVKQSREVIERIVKEQTVVYGITTGFGKFARTVIPNSNLRELQVNLVRSHSAGVGKPLTPERTRMLLALRINVLAKGYSGISLETLEQVIEVFNASCLPYIPEKGTVGASGDLAPLSHLALGLIGEGKMWSPKSGWADAKYVLEAHGLKPITLKPKEGLALINGTQMITSLGCEAVERAGAIARQADIIAALTLEVLKGTTRAFDTDIHAVRPHRGQAEVAFRFRSLLDSDHHPSEIAESHRFCDRVQDAYTMRCCPQVHGIVNDTIAFVKDIITTEINSATDNPMVFAEREETISGGNFHGEYPAKALDYLAIGVHELAAISERRIERLCNPSLSELPAFLVTEGGLNSGFMIAHCTAAALVSENKALCHPSSVDSLSTSAATEDHVSMGGWAARKALRVIEHVEQVLAIELLAACQGIEFLRPLRTTTPLEKVYDLVRSVVRPWIKDRFMAPDIEAAHRLLVEQKVWEVAKPYIEKYRREHIPESRPISPTAFSLGSLRMSADDSHDHRHQNEL from the exons ATGCCGAGGTACACGGTGCATGTCCGAGGAGAATGGCTGGCAGTGCCGTGCCTAAGCTCCACAAACACCGTTGAGTGGCTGGGAAAGGAAGCTGTGAGACGGTACATGAAAAACAAACCTGACAATGGGGGATTTGCCTCAGTGGAAGAAGTAAAGTTTTACATCCGAAGGTGCAAGGGACTTGGCTTGCTGGATCTTGATGATACCGTGGGGGATGCTCTAGAGGACAATGAATTTGTTGAAGTTG TTATAGAAGGAGATATAATGTCTCCAGATTTCATACCATCTCAGCCAGAAGGAGTTCATTT ATACAGCAAATACCGAGAACCAGAACAG TATATTTCTTTAGATGGCAACAGCCTAACAACCGAGGACTTGGTCAATTTAGGAAAGGGACTCTACAAGATAAAG CTCACACCCGAAGCTGAAGTTAAAGTCAAACAATCACGAGAAGTGATTGAAAGGATTGTAAAGGAACAGAcag TTGTTTATGGAATCACCACAGGTTTTGGAAAGTTTGCCAGGACTGTCATCCCAAACAGTAATCTGAG ggaGCTTCAAGTGAACTTGGTTCGTTCACATTCTGCAG GTGTGGGGAAACCTTTGACCCCAGAAAGAACTCGCATGCTGTTGGCCCTGAGAATCAATGTCCTAGCCAAAGGATACAGTGGAATATCCCTAGAAACCCTCGAGCAAGTAATTGAAGTGTTTAATG CATCCTGCCTTCCCTACATCCCAGAGAAAGGGACAGTTGGAGCCAGTGGGGACTTGGCCCCTCTCTCTCATCTTGCTCTGGGATTAATTGGAGAGGGAAAGATGTGGTCCCCGAAGAGTGGCTGGGCTGATGCTAAATAT GTCCTGGAAGCCCATGGACTGAAACCAATTACCTTGAAACCAAAAGAG GGTCTGGCCCTCATCAACGGGACACAGATGATCACCTCTCTGGGGTGCGAGGCGGTCGAAAGAGCCGGGGCTATAGCGAGGCAAGCTGACATCATTGCTGCCCTCACACTCGAAGTCCTGAAGGGTACAACGAGGGCCTTTGACACTG ATATCCATGCAGTGCGCCCGCACCGAGGGCAGGCTGAAGTGGCCTTTCGATTCAGGTCCCTTCTAGATTCTGACCATCATCCATCAGAAATAGCAG AGAGCCATAGATTCTGTGACCGAGTTCAGGACGCGTACACAATGCGCTGCTGCCCTCAG GTCCATGGAATTGTAAATGATACAATTGCTTTTGTGAAGGACATAATAACAACCGAAATCAACAGTGCCACGGACAACCCT ATGGTGTttgctgaaagagaagagaCCATTTCTGGAGGAAATTTTCATGGAGAATATCCTGCAAAG GCTCTGGACTATTTAGCAATTGGTGTGCATGAACTCGCTGCAATTAGTGAAAGAAGAATTGAGAGGCTCTGCAACCCCTCACTCAGTGAACTGCCTGCATTTTTAGTCACTGAAGGAGGTCTGAACTCAGGCTTCATGATTGcacactgcacagcagctgccctgg TGTCTGAGAACAAAGCCTTGTGCCACCCCTCTTCTGTGGATTCTCTCTCAACCAGTGCTGCTACAGAGGATCACGTGTCCATGGGAGGATGGGCTGCAAGGAAAGCCTTGAGAGTTATTGAGCATGTGGAACAAG TTCTGGCTATTGAGCTGcttgctgcctgccagggcatTGAATTCCTACGCCCTCTGAGAACGACAACCCCATTGGAGAAGGTCTACGACCTTGTGCGCTCCGTGGTGAG GCCCTGGATAAAGGATCGCTTCATGGCACCAGACATTGAAGCAGCTCACAGGCTGCTCGTGGAGCAGAAG GTGTGGGAAGTGGCTAAACCTTACATTGAAAAGTACAGGAGGGAACACATCCCTGAATCAAGACCCATTTCACCTACAGCTTTCTCCCTGGGCTCGCTGAGAATGAGTGCAGATGATAGTCACGACCACAGGCATCAGAATGAACTTTAA
- the AMDHD1 gene encoding probable imidazolonepropionase isoform X3, translating to MSKPPPHVYLQSCRRDGCIKAVGQADVIRNQFSEATFERIIDCSGKCVLPGLVDAHTHPVWAGDRVHEFAMKLAGASYMEIHQAGGGIHFTVEHTRKATEDELLASFQHRLERMLRAGSTLVECKSGYGLNLETELKMLRVIERAKKSMDIGISSTYCGAHAVPKGKTAAEATDDIINNHLPKLKELKLSGEIRVDNIDVFCEKGVFDLESTRRILQAGKDTGLQINFHGDELHPMKSAELGAELGARAISHLEEVTDEGIVAMARAKCAAVLLPTTAYMLRLKQPQARKMLEEGVIVALGSDFNPNAYCFSMPMVMHLACVNMKMSMNEALAAATINAAYALGKSDTHGSLEVGKQGDLLIINSSRWEHLIYQFGGHEALINYVIVKGKVIYENERCEKMSSY from the exons ATGAGCAAACCACCTCCACATGTGTATCTTCAGTCCTGTCGAAG GGATGGTTGTATCAAAGCTGTGGGCCAGGCAGATGTTATCCGCAATCAGTTTTCAGAAGCAACGTTTGAAAGGATAATTGACTGCTCTGGGAAGTGCGTGTTACCAG gcCTGGTAGATGCACATACACATCCAGTGTGGGCTGGTGATAGGGTTCATGAGTTTGCAATGAAG CTGGCAGGTGCATCCTATATGGAGATCCACCAGGCAGGGGGAGGAATCCATTTTACTGTGGAGCACACTCGGAAGGCGACGGAGGATGAGCTGTTGGCCTCCTTCCAGCACCGCCTTGAACGCATGCTCAGAGCAGGATCCACGCTGGTGGAGTGCAAGAGTGGATATGGCTTAAACTTGGAAACCGAGCTCAAAATGCTCAGGGTGATCGAACGTGCTAAGAAATCCATGGATATTGGTATTTCCTCAACGTACTGCGGAGCTCACGCTGTGCCCAA agggaaaactgctgctgaagCCACAGATGACATTATCAATAACCACCTTCCTAAACTGAAAGAACTCAAACTAAGTGGTGAAATACGCGTTGACAATATAGATGTGTTCTGTGAGAAGGGAGTCTTTGATCTGGAGTCTACGAGGAGAATACTTCAAGCTGGAAAAGATACAGGGTTACAGATTAACTTCCATGGTGATGAACTGCATCCGATGAAATCTGCTGAG CTTGGAGCTGAACTAGGAGCCCGGGCCATCAGCCACCTGGAAGAAGTTACTGATGAAGGTATTGTGGCGATGGCGAGAGCTAAGTGTGCTGCTGTCCTTCTGCCAACAACAGCCTACATGCTAAG ACTGAAGCAACCTCAAGCTAGAAAAATGTTGGAAGAAGGTGTTATAGTTGCCCTTGGCAGTGACTTTAATCCTAATGCATACTGTTTTTCAATG CCTATGGTGATGCATCTGGCCTGTGTAAACATGAAGATGTCAATGAATGAAGCACTGGCAGCTGCCACCATTAATGCCGCTTATGCTCTGGGCAAATCAGACACACATGGCTCCTTGGAGGTTGGCAAGCAGGGGGATCTTCTTATCATAAATTCATCAAG GTGGGAGCACTTGATTTACCAGTTTGGTGGACATGAAGCATTGATCAACTATGTTATAGTTAAAGGAAAAGTCATCTATGAAAATGAGAGATGTGAGAAAATGAGCAGTTACTGA
- the AMDHD1 gene encoding probable imidazolonepropionase isoform X4, producing the protein MRARDGCIKAVGQADVIRNQFSEATFERIIDCSGKCVLPGLVDAHTHPVWAGDRVHEFAMKLAGASYMEIHQAGGGIHFTVEHTRKATEDELLASFQHRLERMLRAGSTLVECKSGYGLNLETELKMLRVIERAKKSMDIGISSTYCGAHAVPKGKTAAEATDDIINNHLPKLKELKLSGEIRVDNIDVFCEKGVFDLESTRRILQAGKDTGLQINFHGDELHPMKSAELGAELGARAISHLEEVTDEGIVAMARAKCAAVLLPTTAYMLRLKQPQARKMLEEGVIVALGSDFNPNAYCFSMPMVMHLACVNMKMSMNEALAAATINAAYALGKSDTHGSLEVGKQGDLLIINSSRWEHLIYQFGGHEALINYVIVKGKVIYENERCEKMSSY; encoded by the exons ATGCGAGCAAG GGATGGTTGTATCAAAGCTGTGGGCCAGGCAGATGTTATCCGCAATCAGTTTTCAGAAGCAACGTTTGAAAGGATAATTGACTGCTCTGGGAAGTGCGTGTTACCAG gcCTGGTAGATGCACATACACATCCAGTGTGGGCTGGTGATAGGGTTCATGAGTTTGCAATGAAG CTGGCAGGTGCATCCTATATGGAGATCCACCAGGCAGGGGGAGGAATCCATTTTACTGTGGAGCACACTCGGAAGGCGACGGAGGATGAGCTGTTGGCCTCCTTCCAGCACCGCCTTGAACGCATGCTCAGAGCAGGATCCACGCTGGTGGAGTGCAAGAGTGGATATGGCTTAAACTTGGAAACCGAGCTCAAAATGCTCAGGGTGATCGAACGTGCTAAGAAATCCATGGATATTGGTATTTCCTCAACGTACTGCGGAGCTCACGCTGTGCCCAA agggaaaactgctgctgaagCCACAGATGACATTATCAATAACCACCTTCCTAAACTGAAAGAACTCAAACTAAGTGGTGAAATACGCGTTGACAATATAGATGTGTTCTGTGAGAAGGGAGTCTTTGATCTGGAGTCTACGAGGAGAATACTTCAAGCTGGAAAAGATACAGGGTTACAGATTAACTTCCATGGTGATGAACTGCATCCGATGAAATCTGCTGAG CTTGGAGCTGAACTAGGAGCCCGGGCCATCAGCCACCTGGAAGAAGTTACTGATGAAGGTATTGTGGCGATGGCGAGAGCTAAGTGTGCTGCTGTCCTTCTGCCAACAACAGCCTACATGCTAAG ACTGAAGCAACCTCAAGCTAGAAAAATGTTGGAAGAAGGTGTTATAGTTGCCCTTGGCAGTGACTTTAATCCTAATGCATACTGTTTTTCAATG CCTATGGTGATGCATCTGGCCTGTGTAAACATGAAGATGTCAATGAATGAAGCACTGGCAGCTGCCACCATTAATGCCGCTTATGCTCTGGGCAAATCAGACACACATGGCTCCTTGGAGGTTGGCAAGCAGGGGGATCTTCTTATCATAAATTCATCAAG GTGGGAGCACTTGATTTACCAGTTTGGTGGACATGAAGCATTGATCAACTATGTTATAGTTAAAGGAAAAGTCATCTATGAAAATGAGAGATGTGAGAAAATGAGCAGTTACTGA
- the AMDHD1 gene encoding probable imidazolonepropionase isoform X2: protein MAMNRRDARMLSRYPGPNPAQHPAPGGAAAELGQSKAGRAKAGRGAGDGCIKAVGQADVIRNQFSEATFERIIDCSGKCVLPGLVDAHTHPVWAGDRVHEFAMKLAGASYMEIHQAGGGIHFTVEHTRKATEDELLASFQHRLERMLRAGSTLVECKSGYGLNLETELKMLRVIERAKKSMDIGISSTYCGAHAVPKGKTAAEATDDIINNHLPKLKELKLSGEIRVDNIDVFCEKGVFDLESTRRILQAGKDTGLQINFHGDELHPMKSAELGAELGARAISHLEEVTDEGIVAMARAKCAAVLLPTTAYMLRLKQPQARKMLEEGVIVALGSDFNPNAYCFSMPMVMHLACVNMKMSMNEALAAATINAAYALGKSDTHGSLEVGKQGDLLIINSSRWEHLIYQFGGHEALINYVIVKGKVIYENERCEKMSSY from the exons ATGGCCATGAACCGGCGCGACGCGCGGATGCTGTCACGTTATCCCGGGCCGAATCCAGCGCAGCATCCCGCGCCGGGAGGGGCTGCAGCCGAGCTGGGGCAGAGCAAGGCGGGCAGGGCCAAGgccgggcgcggagcggg GGATGGTTGTATCAAAGCTGTGGGCCAGGCAGATGTTATCCGCAATCAGTTTTCAGAAGCAACGTTTGAAAGGATAATTGACTGCTCTGGGAAGTGCGTGTTACCAG gcCTGGTAGATGCACATACACATCCAGTGTGGGCTGGTGATAGGGTTCATGAGTTTGCAATGAAG CTGGCAGGTGCATCCTATATGGAGATCCACCAGGCAGGGGGAGGAATCCATTTTACTGTGGAGCACACTCGGAAGGCGACGGAGGATGAGCTGTTGGCCTCCTTCCAGCACCGCCTTGAACGCATGCTCAGAGCAGGATCCACGCTGGTGGAGTGCAAGAGTGGATATGGCTTAAACTTGGAAACCGAGCTCAAAATGCTCAGGGTGATCGAACGTGCTAAGAAATCCATGGATATTGGTATTTCCTCAACGTACTGCGGAGCTCACGCTGTGCCCAA agggaaaactgctgctgaagCCACAGATGACATTATCAATAACCACCTTCCTAAACTGAAAGAACTCAAACTAAGTGGTGAAATACGCGTTGACAATATAGATGTGTTCTGTGAGAAGGGAGTCTTTGATCTGGAGTCTACGAGGAGAATACTTCAAGCTGGAAAAGATACAGGGTTACAGATTAACTTCCATGGTGATGAACTGCATCCGATGAAATCTGCTGAG CTTGGAGCTGAACTAGGAGCCCGGGCCATCAGCCACCTGGAAGAAGTTACTGATGAAGGTATTGTGGCGATGGCGAGAGCTAAGTGTGCTGCTGTCCTTCTGCCAACAACAGCCTACATGCTAAG ACTGAAGCAACCTCAAGCTAGAAAAATGTTGGAAGAAGGTGTTATAGTTGCCCTTGGCAGTGACTTTAATCCTAATGCATACTGTTTTTCAATG CCTATGGTGATGCATCTGGCCTGTGTAAACATGAAGATGTCAATGAATGAAGCACTGGCAGCTGCCACCATTAATGCCGCTTATGCTCTGGGCAAATCAGACACACATGGCTCCTTGGAGGTTGGCAAGCAGGGGGATCTTCTTATCATAAATTCATCAAG GTGGGAGCACTTGATTTACCAGTTTGGTGGACATGAAGCATTGATCAACTATGTTATAGTTAAAGGAAAAGTCATCTATGAAAATGAGAGATGTGAGAAAATGAGCAGTTACTGA
- the AMDHD1 gene encoding probable imidazolonepropionase isoform X1, which produces MAGRQRHRLLLENAEQLVLVCGRREPYLRRDGAAGLGVLRAASLVVGLDGCIKAVGQADVIRNQFSEATFERIIDCSGKCVLPGLVDAHTHPVWAGDRVHEFAMKLAGASYMEIHQAGGGIHFTVEHTRKATEDELLASFQHRLERMLRAGSTLVECKSGYGLNLETELKMLRVIERAKKSMDIGISSTYCGAHAVPKGKTAAEATDDIINNHLPKLKELKLSGEIRVDNIDVFCEKGVFDLESTRRILQAGKDTGLQINFHGDELHPMKSAELGAELGARAISHLEEVTDEGIVAMARAKCAAVLLPTTAYMLRLKQPQARKMLEEGVIVALGSDFNPNAYCFSMPMVMHLACVNMKMSMNEALAAATINAAYALGKSDTHGSLEVGKQGDLLIINSSRWEHLIYQFGGHEALINYVIVKGKVIYENERCEKMSSY; this is translated from the exons ATGGCGGGCCGGCAGCGGCAccggctgctgctggagaacgCCGAGCAGCTGGTGCTGGTCTGCGGCCGGCGGGAGCCGTACCTGCGGCGGGACGGCGCTGCCGGCCTGGGCGTGCTGCGGGCCGCCAGCCTGGTGGTGGGGCT GGATGGTTGTATCAAAGCTGTGGGCCAGGCAGATGTTATCCGCAATCAGTTTTCAGAAGCAACGTTTGAAAGGATAATTGACTGCTCTGGGAAGTGCGTGTTACCAG gcCTGGTAGATGCACATACACATCCAGTGTGGGCTGGTGATAGGGTTCATGAGTTTGCAATGAAG CTGGCAGGTGCATCCTATATGGAGATCCACCAGGCAGGGGGAGGAATCCATTTTACTGTGGAGCACACTCGGAAGGCGACGGAGGATGAGCTGTTGGCCTCCTTCCAGCACCGCCTTGAACGCATGCTCAGAGCAGGATCCACGCTGGTGGAGTGCAAGAGTGGATATGGCTTAAACTTGGAAACCGAGCTCAAAATGCTCAGGGTGATCGAACGTGCTAAGAAATCCATGGATATTGGTATTTCCTCAACGTACTGCGGAGCTCACGCTGTGCCCAA agggaaaactgctgctgaagCCACAGATGACATTATCAATAACCACCTTCCTAAACTGAAAGAACTCAAACTAAGTGGTGAAATACGCGTTGACAATATAGATGTGTTCTGTGAGAAGGGAGTCTTTGATCTGGAGTCTACGAGGAGAATACTTCAAGCTGGAAAAGATACAGGGTTACAGATTAACTTCCATGGTGATGAACTGCATCCGATGAAATCTGCTGAG CTTGGAGCTGAACTAGGAGCCCGGGCCATCAGCCACCTGGAAGAAGTTACTGATGAAGGTATTGTGGCGATGGCGAGAGCTAAGTGTGCTGCTGTCCTTCTGCCAACAACAGCCTACATGCTAAG ACTGAAGCAACCTCAAGCTAGAAAAATGTTGGAAGAAGGTGTTATAGTTGCCCTTGGCAGTGACTTTAATCCTAATGCATACTGTTTTTCAATG CCTATGGTGATGCATCTGGCCTGTGTAAACATGAAGATGTCAATGAATGAAGCACTGGCAGCTGCCACCATTAATGCCGCTTATGCTCTGGGCAAATCAGACACACATGGCTCCTTGGAGGTTGGCAAGCAGGGGGATCTTCTTATCATAAATTCATCAAG GTGGGAGCACTTGATTTACCAGTTTGGTGGACATGAAGCATTGATCAACTATGTTATAGTTAAAGGAAAAGTCATCTATGAAAATGAGAGATGTGAGAAAATGAGCAGTTACTGA